Proteins co-encoded in one Chitinophagales bacterium genomic window:
- the crtD gene encoding 1-hydroxycarotenoid 3,4-desaturase CrtD yields the protein MKIGIIGAGIAGLATAIRLACRGFEVTVFEANGYAGGKLSQIEQDGFRFDAGPSLFTLPTLVDELLELADKNTTDYFAYTRLPMVCKYFYEDGTVIEGLSKPKDFCIEVYKKTGEHPQKVYEHLERSRQKYDLTKKIFLESSLHKMQTYLMPKTFNAISKLSQLDLTKTMNEANELQFTSPKVVQLFNRFATYNGSDPYQAPATLNIIPHLEHNIGAYFPIGGMYAITQTLLRVAKELGVVFHFNSRVQSIEVDGKKVLGLKVGEKRWKFDKVVSNMDVFYTYRKLLPNQKAPEKTLQQPKSSSALIFYWGIKQQFPQLDLHNIFFGKDYKAEFDHIFQQKTVYQDPTIYLNISSKYQPNDAPKGSENWFVMVNVPANEGQDWEQLIAVTRQNVLQKLSRMLKVNISKHIVTEAMLDPRSIEAKTASHQGALYGSNSNNKFAAFLRHPNFSSSIKGLYFCGGSVHPGGGIPLCLLSAKIVDGLIGDR from the coding sequence ATGAAAATCGGCATCATAGGAGCAGGTATTGCAGGATTGGCAACCGCTATTCGTTTGGCTTGTAGAGGTTTTGAAGTGACTGTTTTTGAAGCGAATGGCTATGCGGGTGGCAAGTTGTCGCAAATCGAGCAGGATGGTTTTCGCTTTGATGCGGGGCCTTCTTTGTTTACTTTGCCGACTTTGGTAGATGAATTGTTGGAGTTGGCAGACAAAAACACTACGGATTATTTTGCTTATACCCGTTTGCCGATGGTCTGCAAATATTTTTATGAGGACGGGACGGTTATTGAAGGATTGTCGAAGCCCAAGGATTTTTGTATTGAAGTCTATAAAAAAACGGGGGAGCATCCCCAAAAGGTTTATGAGCATTTGGAGAGAAGCCGCCAAAAATACGATTTGACCAAAAAGATTTTTCTTGAAAGTTCGCTTCATAAAATGCAAACATATTTGATGCCCAAAACCTTCAATGCCATTTCAAAATTATCTCAATTGGATTTGACCAAAACCATGAATGAGGCGAATGAACTGCAATTTACTAGCCCAAAAGTTGTTCAACTTTTCAACCGTTTTGCTACCTACAATGGTTCTGATCCTTATCAAGCTCCTGCAACGCTTAACATTATTCCTCACTTAGAACACAATATTGGCGCCTATTTTCCGATAGGAGGAATGTATGCGATTACCCAAACACTCTTGCGGGTAGCCAAAGAATTGGGTGTGGTTTTTCACTTCAATAGCCGAGTGCAAAGCATTGAAGTAGATGGCAAAAAAGTGTTGGGATTGAAGGTAGGAGAGAAGCGGTGGAAATTTGACAAGGTGGTGAGCAATATGGATGTTTTTTACACCTACCGAAAATTGTTGCCCAATCAAAAAGCTCCCGAAAAAACATTGCAGCAACCGAAATCAAGTTCTGCCTTGATTTTTTATTGGGGCATTAAGCAGCAATTTCCTCAATTGGATTTGCACAATATTTTCTTTGGCAAAGACTATAAAGCGGAATTTGACCATATTTTTCAGCAAAAAACAGTTTATCAAGACCCTACTATTTACTTGAATATCAGTTCTAAATACCAGCCAAACGATGCGCCAAAAGGCAGTGAAAATTGGTTTGTGATGGTGAATGTTCCTGCAAATGAGGGACAGGATTGGGAACAACTCATTGCAGTGACCCGCCAGAATGTACTGCAAAAATTGAGCAGAATGTTGAAGGTCAATATCTCCAAACATATTGTTACGGAAGCCATGTTAGACCCTCGAAGCATTGAAGCGAAAACGGCTTCGCACCAAGGAGCTTTGTATGGTAGTAATTCTAACAACAAGTTTGCAGCTTTTTTGCGGCACCCCAATTTTTCGAGCAGTATAAAGGGACTGTATTTTTGTGGTGGTAGTGTGCATCCTGGGGGAGGGATTCCGCTTTGTTTGTTGTCGGCAAAGATTGTGGATGGGCTAATTGGAGATAGATGA
- a CDS encoding T9SS type A sorting domain-containing protein, whose protein sequence is MNNLLTKLFLTALLCFSVLIIAQNFLIKDKGITDKKEIREKPSEEEKTKEEKARTVGERLQYEYDLQKNPKTGKIPEGVKELELKAAMKVPIFRGSGSLEKGASDFTITPRGPGNLGGRTRSIRFDVRNANIMLAGGVSSGVFRSTDGGTTWVKVSPNDQIHNVTSLAQDTRAGQEDTWYYGTGELEASTSLGDAGYKGFGIWKSTDNGVTWTALTATQTGTLEGGDNPFDFVHRIVVDPTNGTVYAAATDVIQRSTDGGTTWEQVLGIFNFDVYSDIAVTSTGRLYAAFDGTSDSDGVWTSTTGANGSWTKIAGTGSATTPAGWNTVDNYGRIVIAIAPSSENILYVLYDNKTVSDCAGTPAPEADFYKWNQTTTTWTNLSANLPDEPGCDIGNDPFSHQGGYDLTIVVNPANANLVFIGGTNIYRSTNGFSSTAGTTRIGGYLNANGAAQYNVGGVTHHSDIHEIVFAPGNNDIVYTGTDGGIHKADITVTPVEWTSLNNSYVTYQYYYVDINPTTGNSLVVGGAQDNGTTSISTGMTAKSIGGGDGVAVGCISGTDTDNQNVLYGSQNGDISRSVFTAGVEDYFDIKPAGSTSLFVTYFHLDQDNTNYLYYASEGNLYRTRIASTIEDGTVTNNSATGWQNLTGVGTATTGDIQSMSTSRNGAFAGSTYSATDTNRKLFIGTSDGKVFRLNNPAFSTAATAPVNITPAGGSGVVSSISVNPENDNEVLITYSNYGIINVYHTTNANAASPTWTNVEGSTTAVQLASIRSSSIVKGATSTYYLIGTSTGLYCTSTLSGATTVWERVGPNDIGYAVTSHIRLRASDNTLVAGTHGNGMFQLVLVTPTCTDGIQNGDETGVDCGGSCPTACPTCTDGIQNGDETGVDCGGSCPTACPTCTDGIQNGDETGVDCGGSCPTACPTCTDGIQNGDETGVDCGGSCPTACPTCSDGLQNGDETGVDCGGSCPTACPTCSDGLQNGDETGVDCGGSCPTACPTCSDGLQNGDETGIDCGGSCPTACPTCSDGIQNGDETGIDCGGSCPTACPTCSDGIQNGDETGVDCGGSCPTACPTCSDGLQNGDETGIDCGGSCPTACPTCSDGVQNGDETGVDCGGSCPTACPTCSDGVQNGDETGVDCGGSCPTACPTCSDGLQNGDETGVDCGGSCPTACPTCTDGIQNGDETGVDCGGSCPTACPTCTDGIQNGDETGVDCGGSCPTACATCTDGIQNGDETGVDCGGSCPTACPTCTDGIQNGDETGVDCGGSCPTACPTCTDGIQNGDETGVDCGGSCPTACPTCTDGIQNGDETGVDCGGSCPTACPTCTDGIQNGDETGVDCGGSCQTACPTCTDGIQNGDETGVDCGGSCPTACPTCTDGIQNGDETGVDCGGSCPTACPTCTDGIQNGDETGIDCGGSCVSICPTCTDGIQNGTETGVDCGGSCPTACPTCSDGLQNGDETGVDCGGSCPAVCPDPTCTDGIQNGDETGADCGGTDCVACISITVNNVIGLSSANPAATGSIIVTVTSANANCGTLTYSWTGPGAYTASTKNATGITVAGDYILTVTDCDGNVATIMVKVPVRPRGRGRKTNFRETTILTATPNPFANQTVISFELITEEQVSVDVFDIRGVKVATLFDGQVEAGQSYEIQFGNEMPSGTYIARLTTAEGDVQFVKLFLTK, encoded by the coding sequence ATGAACAACTTATTAACAAAACTATTCCTAACAGCCCTACTCTGTTTTTCTGTGCTAATTATCGCCCAAAATTTTCTAATCAAAGACAAGGGAATCACTGACAAAAAAGAGATCAGAGAAAAGCCCTCAGAAGAAGAAAAGACAAAAGAAGAAAAGGCTCGGACAGTAGGCGAGCGACTTCAATATGAGTACGACCTTCAAAAAAATCCCAAAACTGGAAAAATTCCAGAAGGGGTCAAAGAATTGGAATTGAAGGCCGCCATGAAAGTCCCTATTTTTAGAGGTTCAGGAAGCTTGGAAAAAGGGGCATCTGATTTTACCATTACCCCAAGAGGCCCTGGCAATTTGGGTGGACGCACCCGTTCTATCCGTTTTGACGTGCGAAACGCCAACATCATGTTGGCAGGAGGAGTGAGTTCAGGTGTATTCCGAAGCACCGATGGCGGAACGACTTGGGTAAAAGTTTCCCCCAACGATCAAATCCACAATGTCACCTCTCTTGCACAAGATACCCGTGCAGGACAAGAAGACACCTGGTACTACGGCACAGGAGAATTGGAGGCTTCCACTTCTTTAGGAGATGCAGGCTACAAAGGATTTGGAATCTGGAAATCAACCGATAATGGAGTCACTTGGACAGCCTTAACCGCCACCCAAACAGGAACATTAGAAGGAGGCGATAACCCCTTTGATTTTGTCCACAGAATCGTAGTAGATCCGACCAATGGCACTGTATATGCCGCCGCAACCGATGTGATCCAACGTTCTACCGATGGTGGCACGACTTGGGAACAAGTGTTGGGAATCTTTAACTTTGATGTGTATTCCGATATAGCCGTCACCTCCACAGGACGCTTATATGCCGCCTTTGACGGCACAAGCGACAGCGATGGCGTTTGGACATCCACCACAGGAGCAAACGGTTCTTGGACAAAAATTGCAGGAACAGGCTCTGCAACGACACCCGCAGGTTGGAACACAGTAGATAACTATGGTCGAATCGTGATAGCCATTGCACCGAGCAGCGAAAATATCTTGTATGTACTCTATGACAACAAAACCGTCAGCGATTGCGCAGGAACGCCTGCCCCCGAAGCAGATTTTTACAAATGGAATCAAACCACCACTACATGGACGAATTTATCCGCCAACTTGCCCGACGAACCAGGTTGCGACATAGGCAACGACCCCTTTTCCCATCAAGGAGGATATGATTTGACCATAGTTGTGAATCCAGCCAATGCGAATCTGGTATTTATTGGCGGAACAAACATTTACCGCTCCACAAATGGTTTTTCTTCAACAGCAGGAACAACCCGCATTGGAGGTTATTTGAATGCGAATGGTGCTGCTCAATACAATGTAGGAGGTGTAACACATCACTCAGATATACATGAAATTGTTTTTGCCCCAGGCAACAACGATATTGTATATACAGGCACAGATGGAGGAATCCACAAAGCAGACATTACCGTGACACCTGTAGAATGGACGAGCCTCAACAACAGTTATGTCACCTACCAATACTACTATGTGGACATCAACCCTACCACAGGAAACAGTTTGGTCGTTGGTGGCGCACAAGACAATGGAACAACCAGCATCAGCACAGGAATGACTGCAAAATCAATTGGAGGAGGAGATGGAGTTGCAGTAGGCTGCATATCGGGTACAGACACCGACAACCAAAACGTATTGTACGGCTCACAAAATGGAGATATTTCCCGCAGTGTCTTTACCGCAGGAGTGGAAGATTACTTTGACATCAAACCAGCAGGTTCAACCAGTCTTTTCGTAACCTACTTTCACTTAGACCAAGACAATACCAATTATTTGTACTATGCGTCTGAAGGAAACCTATACAGAACACGAATCGCCTCGACAATTGAAGATGGAACTGTGACCAACAATAGTGCGACTGGTTGGCAAAACTTGACAGGAGTAGGCACTGCAACAACGGGGGATATTCAATCCATGTCAACTTCACGAAATGGTGCTTTTGCAGGAAGTACTTATTCTGCTACCGATACCAATAGAAAATTATTTATCGGCACGAGCGATGGCAAAGTGTTTCGCTTGAACAACCCAGCGTTTTCTACTGCTGCAACTGCCCCCGTCAATATCACCCCCGCAGGAGGTTCAGGAGTAGTGAGCAGTATTTCTGTGAATCCAGAAAATGACAATGAAGTGTTGATCACCTATTCCAACTACGGCATCATCAATGTGTATCACACGACCAATGCCAATGCAGCAAGCCCAACATGGACAAATGTGGAAGGTTCGACCACAGCAGTACAATTGGCTTCTATTCGCTCAAGTAGCATTGTGAAAGGAGCAACTTCAACGTATTACTTAATAGGAACTTCAACAGGTTTGTATTGCACCAGCACCTTGAGTGGAGCAACTACGGTATGGGAAAGAGTGGGGCCAAATGATATTGGTTATGCTGTAACCAGCCATATACGATTGCGAGCAAGTGACAATACTTTGGTAGCAGGAACACACGGAAATGGAATGTTCCAACTGGTATTGGTTACTCCAACGTGTACCGATGGCATTCAAAACGGCGATGAAACAGGTGTTGATTGCGGTGGAAGTTGCCCAACAGCTTGCCCGACCTGTACCGATGGCATTCAAAACGGCGATGAAACAGGTGTTGATTGCGGTGGAAGTTGCCCAACAGCTTGTCCGACCTGTACCGATGGCATTCAAAACGGTGATGAAACAGGTGTTGATTGCGGTGGAAGTTGCCCAACAGCTTGTCCAACGTGTACCGATGGCATTCAAAACGGTGATGAAACAGGTGTTGACTGTGGTGGAAGTTGCCCAACAGCTTGTCCTACTTGTAGTGATGGACTTCAAAATGGCGATGAAACAGGTGTTGATTGCGGTGGAAGTTGTCCAACAGCTTGTCCTACTTGTAGTGATGGACTTCAAAATGGGGATGAAACAGGTGTTGATTGTGGCGGAAGTTGCCCAACGGCTTGTCCAACTTGCAGTGATGGACTTCAAAATGGCGATGAAACGGGTATAGATTGTGGCGGAAGTTGCCCAACAGCTTGTCCTACTTGCAGTGATGGCATTCAGAATGGAGACGAAACAGGCATTGATTGCGGTGGAAGTTGCCCAACGGCTTGTCCTACTTGTAGTGATGGCATTCAGAATGGGGATGAAACAGGTGTTGATTGTGGCGGAAGTTGCCCAACGGCTTGTCCTACTTGCAGTGATGGACTTCAAAATGGCGATGAAACAGGCATTGATTGCGGTGGAAGTTGCCCAACAGCTTGTCCTACTTGCAGTGATGGCGTTCAAAATGGCGATGAAACAGGTGTTGATTGCGGTGGAAGTTGCCCAACGGCTTGTCCTACTTGCAGTGATGGCGTTCAGAATGGAGACGAAACAGGTGTTGATTGCGGTGGAAGTTGTCCAACGGCTTGTCCTACTTGCAGTGATGGACTTCAAAATGGCGATGAAACAGGTGTGGATTGTGGTGGAAGTTGCCCAACAGCTTGTCCAACCTGTACCGATGGCATTCAAAACGGCGATGAAACAGGTGTTGACTGTGGTGGAAGTTGCCCAACAGCTTGTCCAACGTGTACCGATGGCATTCAAAACGGCGATGAAACAGGTGTTGACTGTGGTGGAAGTTGCCCAACGGCTTGTGCGACCTGTACGGATGGCATTCAAAACGGTGATGAAACAGGTGTTGACTGTGGTGGAAGTTGCCCAACAGCTTGTCCTACTTGTACCGACGGCATTCAAAACGGTGATGAAACAGGTGTTGATTGCGGTGGAAGTTGCCCAACAGCTTGCCCAACGTGTACCGATGGCATTCAAAACGGCGATGAAACAGGTGTTGACTGTGGTGGAAGTTGCCCAACAGCTTGTCCAACGTGTACCGATGGCATTCAAAACGGTGATGAAACAGGTGTTGATTGCGGTGGAAGCTGTCCAACAGCTTGCCCAACGTGTACCGATGGCATTCAAAACGGCGATGAAACAGGTGTTGATTGTGGTGGAAGCTGCCAAACAGCTTGCCCAACGTGTACCGATGGCATTCAAAACGGCGATGAAACAGGTGTTGACTGTGGTGGAAGTTGCCCAACGGCTTGTCCAACGTGTACCGATGGCATTCAAAACGGTGATGAAACAGGTGTTGACTGTGGTGGAAGTTGCCCAACAGCTTGTCCAACGTGTACCGATGGTATTCAAAATGGAGACGAAACGGGCATTGACTGTGGAGGAAGTTGTGTGAGTATTTGCCCAACATGTACAGATGGTATCCAAAACGGTACAGAAACAGGTGTTGACTGTGGTGGAAGTTGCCCAACAGCTTGTCCTACTTGTAGTGATGGACTTCAAAATGGCGATGAAACAGGTGTTGACTGTGGTGGAAGTTGCCCAGCAGTTTGTCCTGATCCTACCTGTACGGATGGTATTCAAAACGGCGATGAAACAGGTGCTGATTGTGGCGGAACAGATTGTGTTGCCTGCATCTCTATTACAGTGAATAACGTGATTGGTCTTTCTTCAGCTAATCCTGCAGCAACTGGATCTATTATTGTCACTGTGACAAGTGCAAATGCAAATTGTGGAACATTGACCTATTCTTGGACAGGACCTGGAGCTTATACCGCTTCTACTAAAAATGCAACGGGAATTACAGTAGCAGGAGATTATATCCTTACTGTTACAGATTGTGATGGCAATGTAGCAACGATAATGGTGAAAGTTCCAGTTCGTCCACGAGGAAGGGGAAGAAAAACCAACTTTAGAGAAACTACTATATTGACAGCAACGCCAAATCCTTTTGCCAATCAAACAGTCATTAGTTTTGAGTTGATTACAGAAGAACAGGTCAGTGTGGATGTGTTTGATATAAGGGGTGTGAAAGTGGCTACTTTGTTCGATGGTCAAGTTGAAGCTGGTCAAAGTTATGAAATACAGTTTGGCAACGAGATGCCTTCTGGTACTTACATTGCAAGGTTGACTACTGCTGAAGGTGATGTTCAATTTGTCAAATTGTTCTTGACCAAATAG
- a CDS encoding DUF1232 domain-containing protein, translating to MALPDLIKNGLKISKTVLFRLLLVKAGSFLSNPLKLVATIESAAQKLMEAENDGRLQEEVLKPMKDIYRLVVASINGDYHDFSRKNLALSLATILYFVLPLDLIPDVLPIVGFLDDISLLFWLLNIIQKEVTLFLEWEELNNLFIELDELDDLFNWESEAPSDPTPPGESQGPKGKDV from the coding sequence ATGGCCTTACCTGACTTGATAAAAAATGGCTTGAAGATTTCCAAAACCGTATTGTTTCGCTTGTTATTGGTAAAAGCGGGTAGTTTTTTGTCCAATCCACTTAAATTGGTAGCTACTATTGAGTCGGCTGCCCAAAAATTGATGGAAGCGGAGAATGACGGCCGCCTTCAAGAAGAAGTTTTGAAACCGATGAAAGATATTTATCGTCTTGTTGTTGCCTCAATAAATGGTGACTACCATGATTTTTCTCGGAAAAATTTAGCGTTGAGTCTTGCAACCATTCTATACTTTGTCTTACCTTTAGACCTCATCCCAGATGTGCTTCCAATAGTAGGCTTTTTAGACGATATTAGTTTACTTTTTTGGCTGCTTAACATCATTCAAAAAGAGGTAACACTTTTTTTGGAATGGGAAGAACTAAACAACTTATTCATTGAATTAGATGAGTTGGATGATTTGTTTAATTGGGAAAGTGAAGCCCCTTCCGACCCAACTCCTCCTGGCGAAAGTCAAGGACCGAAAGGAAAAGATGTATAA
- a CDS encoding cation:proton antiporter produces MEILTSYNLIIEASVIIILSFFFGELSRKTNIPSVLMLIILGIGLKFGLDAIGGEEINFFPVLELLGIVGLIMIVLEAALELELKREKSIPIAKAFVIALVGLLLSIWVAALILHHFIPDMSMQAAWLYATPLSILSSAIIIPSVSGLNEVKKEFHIYESTFSDILGIMVFYFLSGQMDAAEHSSGFIGFGGNVLLTVVLSLIASYLIVLIFQKIKTHTKLFLLIAVLLLLYSVGKKMHLSSLIIILVFGLLIANMPLFFRGRMKQWLHMEKAKEIYEGLHIITMETAFVVRTFFFVIFGITISLTSLASLNVAMISGLIIVSIYVIRFVVLRIFVGKDIVPQLFIAPRGLITILLFYAIPPNARVANFEAGILLFIIIATSLIMTIAMIYDKQRTSRAVRKAQDAPVGYERWKAPTIETIAGKVDKH; encoded by the coding sequence ATGGAAATTTTAACTTCTTATAATTTGATTATTGAGGCATCTGTAATCATTATCCTTTCCTTCTTTTTTGGAGAACTATCACGTAAGACTAATATTCCCTCTGTGCTGATGCTCATAATATTGGGTATTGGATTGAAGTTTGGATTGGATGCTATTGGTGGAGAGGAAATTAATTTCTTTCCTGTTCTCGAACTATTGGGAATTGTAGGTTTGATAATGATTGTATTAGAAGCTGCATTGGAGTTAGAATTGAAGCGAGAGAAATCCATACCCATTGCCAAGGCATTTGTAATTGCGCTTGTGGGATTACTTTTATCCATTTGGGTGGCGGCTTTGATTTTGCATCATTTTATTCCAGATATGTCCATGCAAGCTGCTTGGCTTTATGCCACTCCACTATCTATTTTGTCGAGTGCCATCATCATTCCAAGTGTGTCGGGCTTGAACGAGGTTAAAAAAGAATTCCATATTTATGAAAGCACCTTTTCCGATATTTTGGGGATCATGGTTTTTTATTTTTTGAGTGGGCAAATGGATGCCGCCGAACACTCGAGTGGTTTCATTGGTTTTGGTGGCAATGTCCTTTTGACGGTTGTACTTTCGTTGATAGCCAGTTATTTGATTGTCTTAATTTTTCAAAAAATCAAGACCCATACCAAGTTGTTTTTGCTTATTGCAGTGTTGTTGTTGTTGTATTCGGTGGGTAAAAAAATGCATCTTTCCAGTTTGATTATTATTCTCGTTTTTGGCTTATTGATTGCCAATATGCCATTGTTTTTTAGAGGGAGAATGAAGCAATGGCTGCATATGGAAAAAGCCAAGGAGATTTATGAAGGTTTGCATATCATTACAATGGAAACTGCTTTTGTAGTGCGAACTTTTTTCTTTGTCATTTTCGGAATCACCATTTCACTTACATCTTTGGCAAGCCTGAATGTAGCGATGATTAGCGGCTTAATCATTGTATCGATTTATGTGATTCGTTTTGTGGTTTTGCGGATATTTGTAGGGAAAGATATTGTTCCTCAATTGTTCATAGCACCTCGTGGATTGATAACCATTCTATTGTTTTATGCTATTCCTCCAAATGCGAGAGTAGCCAATTTTGAAGCAGGTATTTTGTTGTTTATCATCATTGCAACGAGTTTAATCATGACGATAGCGATGATTTACGACAAACAACGAACGAGCCGAGCAGTACGTAAAGCGCAAGATGCACCTGTGGGCTATGAAAGGTGGAAAGCTCCTACAATTGAAACAATTGCAGGAAAAGTGGATAAACATTGA
- a CDS encoding tetratricopeptide repeat protein, with protein sequence MKNPLIFSIILFLLWIPAICGEPGFMEKYHATNPVSPDSTYTFEEELTLHQNFLDSAIKNKNSLHQFYGYMYLSDDYVDVQDYSKAMEYLLKAEKFAIAAKNILWQGRVNLYKASLYTDLEDYEIALCFFEQSLFQAEMAADSQNVAMSMEQMGAMYNYLDNHEKAHEYYEKAIPLIKKYCGERSLGVTLSNYGILLGNEGKPLDALKYYKEALLTTPATKSTYRQSNYLSNIASAYFDLDSLDKALELWQECVKINSKNGWDDLLIINYGGLADAYEQKGDIKKALYFFKEHHYLHDSLMGMEVRGEINNLEAKYKNEQKETTLQKYKLELIETEQSLERSIGFLLLLLGLIGFIVWRWRSQIKFTKLSLAQSHESLREITYLLRKKNAQLEILEKEKISLLQKEEEKSPAKEENFDSQFYNQQILTSSDWELFKTNFEKAHPGYLLRLRSIHPTLSEAEERLFLFIKLHLNSKEIAEILGISIGGVKKTRYRLRKRLEINEGASLEDFIHSF encoded by the coding sequence ATGAAAAACCCACTTATCTTTTCCATAATCCTCTTTTTACTTTGGATACCTGCAATTTGTGGGGAACCTGGCTTTATGGAAAAATACCATGCGACAAATCCTGTTTCACCAGACTCAACCTATACTTTTGAAGAAGAATTGACACTACATCAAAACTTTTTAGATAGTGCCATAAAAAATAAAAATAGTTTGCATCAATTCTATGGCTATATGTATTTGTCAGATGATTATGTTGATGTTCAAGATTACTCTAAAGCAATGGAGTATTTATTGAAGGCAGAGAAGTTTGCAATTGCAGCAAAAAATATTCTTTGGCAGGGAAGGGTTAATTTATATAAGGCTTCCCTCTACACAGATTTAGAAGATTATGAAATAGCACTTTGTTTTTTTGAACAATCCTTGTTTCAAGCTGAAATGGCAGCAGATAGTCAAAATGTAGCGATGAGTATGGAACAGATGGGAGCAATGTACAATTATTTGGACAACCATGAAAAAGCCCATGAATACTATGAAAAAGCGATTCCATTGATAAAAAAGTATTGTGGGGAAAGGTCTTTGGGAGTTACTTTGAGTAATTATGGTATTTTATTGGGGAATGAAGGTAAACCTCTAGATGCATTAAAATATTATAAAGAGGCTTTGCTTACTACTCCTGCCACAAAATCAACATATAGACAATCAAACTATCTAAGCAATATAGCATCGGCTTATTTTGATTTGGATAGTTTGGATAAGGCATTGGAATTGTGGCAGGAGTGTGTCAAAATAAATTCAAAAAATGGGTGGGATGATCTTTTGATAATCAATTATGGAGGTCTCGCAGATGCGTATGAACAAAAAGGAGATATAAAGAAAGCCTTGTATTTTTTTAAAGAACATCACTACCTACATGATAGTCTTATGGGAATGGAGGTAAGAGGAGAAATTAACAATTTGGAAGCAAAATACAAAAACGAACAAAAGGAAACAACTTTGCAAAAATACAAATTGGAACTAATAGAAACAGAACAGTCTTTGGAGCGAAGTATAGGATTTCTACTGCTTTTGTTGGGGTTGATTGGATTTATTGTTTGGAGGTGGCGTTCACAAATCAAATTTACCAAACTAAGTTTGGCGCAAAGTCATGAAAGTCTAAGAGAAATCACCTATCTGTTGAGGAAAAAAAATGCTCAATTAGAGATTTTGGAAAAGGAGAAAATATCGTTGCTACAAAAAGAGGAAGAAAAATCTCCTGCAAAAGAAGAAAATTTTGATAGTCAATTCTACAACCAACAAATTCTAACAAGTTCGGATTGGGAGCTGTTCAAAACAAATTTTGAGAAAGCTCACCCAGGTTATTTGCTTCGTTTGCGTTCGATTCATCCTACACTTAGTGAGGCAGAAGAACGCTTGTTTCTTTTCATAAAGCTCCATTTAAATAGTAAGGAAATTGCTGAAATATTGGGAATTTCTATTGGAGGAGTGAAAAAAACACGATATAGGCTTCGAAAGAGATTGGAAATTAATGAGGGAGCTTCCTTAGAAGACTTCATTCATTCGTTTTGA